gtgtgtgtatatatgtatgtatatatgtgtgtatgtatgtatgtgtgtgtatgtatgtatgtatgtgtggatatgtatgtatgtgtgtgtatgtatgtatgtatgtatgtgtgtatatgtatgtatgtgtgtgtatgtatgtatgtatgtgtgtatgtatgtgtgtgtgtatatatgtatgtatatatgtgtgtatgtatgtatgtgtgtatgtatgtatgtatgtatgtatgtgtgtgtatgtatgtatgtgtgtatatgtatgtatgtatgtatgtatgtgtgtatatgtatgtatgtgtgtatatgtatgtgtgtatgtatgtatgtgtgtatgtatgtatgtatgtatgtgtgtgtatgtatgtgtgtatgtatgtatgtatgtatgtatgtgtgtgtatgtatgtatgtgtgtatatgtatgtatgtatgtatgtgtgtatatgtatgtatgtgtgtatatgtatgtgtgtatgtatgtatgtatgtatgtatgtatgtatgcatgtgtgtatatgtatgtatgtgtgtgtatgtatgtatgtatgtatgtgtgtatatgtatgtatgtgtgtgtatgtatgtatgtatgtgtgtatgtatgtgtgtgtgtatatatgtatgtatatatgtgtgtatgtatgtatgtgtgtatgtatgtatgtgtgtgtatgtatgtatgtgtgtatatgtatgtatgtatgtatgtatgtgtgtatatgtatgtatgtgtgtatatgtatgtgtgtatgtatgtatgtatgtatgtatgtatgtatgtatgtgtgtgtatgtatgtgtgtatgtatgtatgtatgtatgtatgtatgtgtgtatatgtatgtatgtatgtatgtatgtgtgtatatgtatgtgcgtatgtatgtatgtgtgtatgtatgtgtgtatgtatgtgtgtatgtatgtatgtgtgtgtatgtatgtatgtatgtatgtgtgtatatgtatgtgtgtatgtatgtatgtgtgtatgtatgtatgtatgtatgtatgtgtgtgtatgtatgtatgtgtgtgtatgtatgtatgtatgtatgtgtgtatatgtatgtgtgtgtatgtatgtatgtgtgtgtgtatgtatgtgtgtatatgtatgtgtgtgtatgtatgtatgtgtgtgtatgtatgtatgtgtgtatatgtatgtatgtgtgtatgtatgtatgtatgtgtgtgtgtatgtatgtatgtatgtatgtatgtatgtgtgtatgtatgtgtgtatgtgtgtgtatgtatgtatgtatgtatgtgtgtatgtgtgtatgtatgtatgtatgggtgtatgtatgtatgtgtgtgtgtatgtgtgtatgtatgtatgtatgtatgtgtgtgtatgtatgtatgtatgtgtgtatgtgtgtgtatgtatgtatgtgtgtatgtgtgtatgtatgtatgtatgggtgtatgtatgtatgtgtgtgtgtatgtgtgtatgtatgtatgtatgtatgtgtatgtgtgtatgtatgtatgtatgtatgtatgtgtgtatgtatgtgtatgtatgtatgtatgtatgtgtgtatgtgtatgtatgtatgtgtgtatgtgtatgtatgtatgtatgtgtgtgtatgtatgtgtatgtatgtatgtatgtatgtgtgtatgtgtatgtatgtatgtatgtatgtatgtgtgtatgtgtgtatgtatgtatgtatgggtgtatgtatgtatgtgtgtgtgtatgtgtgtatgtatgtatgtatgtatgtgtatgtatgtatgtatgtatgtatgtatatatgtgtgtatgtgtatgtatgtgtgtatgtgtatgtatgtatgtgtgtatgtgtgtatgtgtatgtatgtatgtatgtgtgtatgtgtgtatgtatgggtgtatgtatgtatgtgtgtgtgtatatatgtatgtatgtgtgtatgtatgtgtgtatgtatgtgtatgtatgtatgtatgtatgtgtgtatgtatgtgtgtgtgtgtgtatgtatgtgtgtgtatgtatgtatgtgtgtatgtatgtgtgtatgtatgtgtatgtatgtatgtatgtatgtgtgtatgtatgtatgtatgtatgtatgtatgtgtgtatatgtatgtatgtgtgtgtgtgtgtatgtatgtgtgtgtatgtatgtgtgtgtgtatgtctgtatgtatgtctgtatgtatgtgtgtgtatgtatgtatgtatgtgtgtatgtatgtatgtatgtatgtgtgtatgtatgtgtgtatgtgtgtatgtatgtatgtgtgtatgtatgtatgtatgtatgtatgtatgtgtgtatgtatgtgtgtatgtgtgtatgtatgtatgtgtgtatgtatgtatgtatgtatgtatgtgtgtatatgtatgtatgtgtgtgtgtgtgtatgtatgtgtgtgtatgtatgtatgtatgggtgtatgtatgtatgtgtgtgtgtatatatgtatgtatatatgtgtgtatgtgtatgtatgtatgtgtgtatgtatgtatgtatgtgtatgtatgtctgtatgtatgtgtgtgtatgtatgtatgtatgtgtgtatgtatgtatgtatgtatgtatgtgtgtgtatgtatgtatgtgtgtatgtgtatgtatgtgtgtgtgtatgtatgtatgggtgtatgtatgtatgtgtgtatgtatgtatgtatgtatatatgtgtgtatgtgtatgtatgtctgtatgtgtgtatgtatgtgtgtgtgtgtatgtgtgtatgtatgtgtgtgtatgtatgtatgtatatatgtgtgtatatgtatgtatgtgtgtatgtatgtatgtatatatgtgtgtatgtgtgtatatgtatgtatgtgtgtgtgtgtatgtatgtatgtgtgtatgtgtatgtatgtatgtatgtatgtgtttgtgtttatatgtgtgtatgtgtgtatgtatgtgtgtgtatgtatgtatgtatgtgtatgtgcatgtgcatgtgcatgtatgtgtgtatgtatgtatgtgtgtatgtatgtgtatgtgcatgtatgtgtgtatgtatgtgcatgtgtatgtatgtgtgtatgtatgtatgtgtgtatgtgtatgtatgtgtgtatatgtttgtatgtgtgtgtatgtatgtatgtgtgtgtgtttgtgtatgtagtatgtgtgtgtgtgtatgtatgtatgtatgtgtgtgtatatgtatgtgtgtgtgtttatgtatgtatgtgtgtatgtatgtatgtacgtatttatgtatatatatatacatatatgtaaaactttgagattttagtttttgtttattctatttttattgcttatcctatttttatactcctcACTTTTCgcctttcttggtcgggaatactgcatgtgcaatgtctgtaagaatttcccttcagggataaataaaggaatttctgattctgattctgatgtatgtatgtgtgtgtgtgtgtgtatgtatgtgtgtgtgtatgtgtgtgtatatgtatgtatgtatgtatgtgtgtgtatgtacgtatgtatgtgtatgtatgtgtgtgtgtatgtgtatgtgtgcgttcgtgtgtgtgtgtgtgtcaggtttgCTCTGGGAGACGCTCGCAGGCCCCTGCATGAGACAGCAGCTCTGGTGGAGGACATtgtgcacacacagctcatCACTATGGTAACAAAGAAGCTCTCTGTTTACCGTCATAGATTTCAACAGAGTCTGTGTTGTATTTGCATGTTGCGACTTATCGTCAAGATATAAAACTGCTTCTTCTCAGACTACAGACTGAAGTGTGGGATTTCTGTACGAGTTTTTATGAATAACCGAAATCTGAGTACACTGAGTGTCTGGTGTGGCTTTCAGCAGACATATTATCCTCTTATTTTTGACCatttaaatgacatgaaaatgaatgtaactAATGCTTTATAATACTTGGTTTATCCATCAGCTGCATCAGGCCTGCGAGGGGGCGGCTCTCCGCGGGTCGAGGGTCATTTCAGCCGAGGACATCCTGTTCCTGATGAGGAGGGACAAGgtgaacaaaacacactcaaaacccacattaaaatacacaaaactcaAAGTTGTGGAGGATCCTTACTGACCAAAAGTATAAAGCTTAAACTTTTATTATCAGTGTTACTGCTGGTTTGTATCTTAGATATGAATAACTGTTAATATTGATTCTActcgttttttttcttctctctctccctttttctgttGGACTTACTGTCTCTTGTCCAGAGGAAGGTGATGAGGTTATTAAAATATCTCCAGTTTAGAGATTACAAATCCAAACTACTCAAAACTATAGAGGATGAAGATGCAGAAACAGGTACGACGTTTCAATTGGAGTTCAACTACAAACTGAAATctgtgtaaaaaaagaaaaaaaaacccaaatatgTTCCAGACCCATATATCAGTTTGATATGACTGattggcttttatttttgaatttctttttatgTCACGTGTGTTTGCATCCTGCTCGGGCGGTGCAGGGGCTGCCGGTGGTAACCAGCGGAGGCAGAGACTGGCTCAGGATTTTCTCGTGTGGATGGATCAGACCGGGGACCTCCTGTCATTGGCTGAGCGGCAGGACGTAGACCCCATCAAACAAGAGCGgttggaggtcagaggtcatcatGATGTCTTGTTCTCATTTGATTGTAATATCTGTGATACATTTGAAGCACTGATCCAACTGCAGACAACAgtacatttgatttattgaacAATTATGATTCatagatttgtgtgtgtgtgtcctcagcgTTTAGAGCGTCAGACTCGAGCTATGGACCAGGCTCAGTACTCTGAGTTCTGTGAGAGTCGACAGCTCAGCTTTGGTAAGATTAAACTAAACCTCTCtgtggaagaagccatgttttAACTGCCTTTAATTTCAGGTTAGTAAATAACATTAACTTTTCATTCGTTCTGCcgtctgctctgtgtgtgtgtgtgtgtgtgtttccagctAAGAAGGCGTCAAAGTTTCGAGACTGGCTGGACTGCAGCAGTTTAGAGCTGAAACCCAACAGCATGGCCATGGAGATCCTATCGTATCTGGCCTATGAGACTGTTGCTCAGGTGAGGTGTTGGCTCGCGTATCTTAATGTCTGCATCTGCTTTGCACGTGTATAATTAaaaacttttcagtgttttcatcattCTTCCTTCTCCAGATTGTGGATTTGTCTCTGTTGGTAAAGCAGGAAATGACCGCAAAAACCAATCCCATCAGTCATGTGATCTCTGCCAGCTACATCCACTACAACACTCACGctgaggtacacacacactgtcatttaCTCACACTCAGTTGTTTTCAATCTGTATCACAGTCGTGTTTCTCTATACCAGGTAAAGAAGGATCCAGACTCACCTGAAGCCACTCCCCCTTCCACACCAGGCTCCTCCCACTCTTCAAAGCCCCTCCTACAGGGTAACGGCAGTCTGGACGGCCGAGCGAGACAGAGGAAACGCAAAAAGGTCTGTTGAGTGTGCAACCTTACCTGAAGATGTCCCAATCCATCTTGTGTAATTAGTGTTTAActttttcagggttttttgtgtttaaatgaaaacaaattgtaTTAAAACTGTTACAGAGCTGTCCAGCCACAGTGGAACCTCCAAGCGGAGCCATCCAGCCCTGTCACATCAGAGAGGCTATTAGACGATacaactacagacacacagtatgtacacactccacacacacacacccatccatttgctataccgcttatccgtcagggtcgcgggggagctggagcctatcccagctgactacgggcgagaacacacacatccatgttatttatttcaaggATCAGATTGGAGTATTTTCAGGTCATTCCTCTTGTGCATACTGCTGAAGTACAGTAATGGACTACATGGTAAGAGACgggcaaaaaaaaagttgaagcTAATAGGAATCAAGTGAGTATCCTCTATAGCCTAAAGCAGGACTTTTCTTTCAGGGTTTTCataccttttctttttactctttaCTACTACATTAAGTTAAAAAAGTATCAGAAGAACTTTCAGAAGAAGTTTTTATTCTTGCCTTTAACATAAATTCCTGTGGGAACCTTATTCTTTTAGTGTTTCCTGGCTGAGTTGTTTGCAGgttgaagaaaaacagaattacaTACTAAAAATACTTCACATTGGGCCACTTCAGATTGACTTTAACTCCCATCTGTTACAGCGGAGCCACACCATCAGTTGATCACAGGATGAACAGGGATTCATAATCTACACACACATGAAAGGTGTCATTAGTTAATGTTATCGTTCAGGAAAAACATGGACTGTATTTTAAGATAaatcctcttctttcttccagAGTGCTTATTCGAGAAGCGGGATGGCCTTCCTCGCCTGTTGAAGATGCTACGCATTCCTACAAGTACctgcacaaattatttttttgttatgttgttatgGTAAAGACTTTTCGGTaagcttgtgtttgtatttctgacAGATTGGCTCATATACTTTAAGATTAAACAGTTTGCACCTGGTTAAATTCTACTCTTCACAAAACACTTAACATTTCTTTGagttgaaaagaaaactttattgGTCACtaatacagaaacacaagggGACTACTGGGCATGCTCAAAACTCAGCGTGTGACATCATAGCAACAAGAGCACATGAAGGCAGGACTTAATGGTGGAATTATCATTAACATTGAAAAAATAGCAGAAGGATTCAATACGACGAATTGGAAAGCGAGAAAACTCTATTGTATTTCTCACTGCAGCTGTTAGCTTGATATCAGCATCTCAATGATGAGCATTTGAGTGTGTGAAgcatgtgtgtaaaaatgtgtgatcagctgtgtgtgtgctgctcagtaCTTCTGAGCACTGTTAATCAGTGCCTCCCGCTCCATCAGTAGCTCTCCATATCTCTGCTGAagttccctctctctctccatctgcctcTCCACATCCTCACGCAGggcctgaaacacacacacacacatttcatttaacaaacagaagaaaaacacagttgtTAGTATGTTTAGCTAATTAAACAACCTAAGTGATTAGTCAGTCATCACAACTGTGTAACAAATcagctaatcatttcagctATGTACGCAGCACCAACAGACTTAAGGGTGTTGATAttcatcgtgtgtgtgtgtgtgtgttttagatgtgTTCACCTCTTGTCTCCTGGGAATTGCAGTGTCCTCTTGTTTCTTCAGCTGGTTGAAGGTCTGTAGCTCTGTGGCTGCCTGCTCCACCTGGTGGACACCATGAGTATAACATGTTTAAACAATACTAATCATTTCAAAGATTTGAAGCTTTTATCGTTGTAGCCAAATCAAAAGGCTTCAACCAGTGTAGGTCTTTGTCAAGGCTTGAAAAATCCTGACCAAGATCTACCATAGACCAAATATTCGTAGTATCTCTATCTAGATTGTTTGTAGTAAGTAACGgaattgatttttgttgttgttgtgggaCTCGTTTTAAAGGAAATTCTTCAATATTGAAAAGTAAGTCCTGGCAGTTGTTCAGCACCTGTTCCCAGAGCTCGCTGTGCTGCTTCAGGAGCCCCAGGGCTCTGGACTGAAACCCTCCCAGCAGGATTTTGAGTTTCTTCTCCAGTTTAGCTGCTTTCCGGGCCTCTGCTGTCATGTGGCCACGGTTCACCTGGAGTGGAGAAAGACCTCAGCGATTAGACCAGACCTCTTagaaagctgcagctgttttaaaaaggaaaagcgAACATTTCACAGTCTAGTTCTGCTAGCTTTCCGTGTGCCTTTCCTCACCTCTAGTTTTTTCTCCAGGCTTTCAATGCGGTCTTTCTTTGATGCCAGGTTGGCTCTGGTGTACCTGTTCTGAGCAGGTAGATATaaaacctgcagaaagaaagagaggaagaccATTTGAATAAACGCGTACTGTAGTAATGCAAGAACAAAGTTCTCCCTCTTCAGGACAGATGATTCTCtttgactttttctgttttggtccAGAGGGGTGCTTACCTGTCCGTAGCATTCCTCCCACACCTGCGTGTAGGCCTCCATGCTGAGATCACCGTGGCCCATTCCTGCCTTCACCACCTCCATTTCTGCAGCCAGTAACACCTTTGCCTGTTTGTTAACAAGTTGCATCATGTTCAGTACACAGTACAGCATATTTACATACAAGTTATACTGCATTGATCCTCCACTATCACAATGTCTCGCTCACACACCTGCgtaaaatgcttttaaaactaaactaaatctatcaacagaaacagttttgaaaatcagttcattgttggtGATGTGCATGTTAcctgctccatctcctctgtGCTGACTGGCTTGTAGAGGTGTGTTTCCAGGTATGCTATATGTGATGCGTTGTTAGATGTCGAGGTGGGGCCTCTGTTTTTGCCGCGCTGCAGGTGACTGACTGCGTTGGCTGATGGGTGGTGCAGGCAGTCGTGGTGCAGCATTGTGATCATCTCCTGTTTGATGAGCTCCTCTGCCAGCTGGAGGTCCAAGAGCGGCTCCATGGAGGTGGGACGGAGGACAGATTCGTTtacctgcagagacagagtgtgACACGCTGATATCAtcatgctaatgctaataaagaaactcattcatattcattatCTTCCTGCATTattacaacacaacagcaatCAGGAAGCAAACCTGAAACTTATACATAATATAAAAGTGTTGGTCTGAAGCAGGATCTTCTAACAGATAAAAGTTAAGACTGGTTCAACACTTGAATGCAAACCAGCTTGAAGGGTCAGATTATGTGGGTGAGTGTCAGTGATGTTAACACGATCAAACCCTGAGGAAGTGAGTCTGTTTGTTACCTCGGTTGGTCTGGGGAGATCCCTCTGAACGGCGGTGTGTCGCAGCTTcagctccttctctctttctgcatcCCTTtgagcctgacacacacacacaaagttatttGAACTACAGGTATACACACATTACATTATACATGTGGCTTTGTGTCAGCTGTGGTTGTGCacttgaacaaaataaataaataaataaatcacactaGCCCCTAACCGAAGCTCCAaagtgtgcgtgcgtgtgcgcatACCTGCTTGTGTGCCTCCACGTCTGCTGCGTCCTCCGTGAATCCCGTCTCTATCTCCGTTTCCTCAAgctctttctctgcattttccGGAAGAACAATCTCAAAGTCGTTCTTGGGAACAGGAAGTGCCATCAAGCCCtgcctcagctgctgcaggcttTCCCTTTGCTGGGTAcgaggagagacagacagcagttaattcattttattttactagtTACTGTTAACCTTATAAGTCtcaattttgacatttcatctgTTTGAGTTTGTAATATCTGTTAAATATAACTTGGTCTACAGCATCACAGAACTGTTTAAAATCCAACATATTCAGAAGGAAGTCGTGTATTCACCAGGTGTTTAGTGTATGCAGGATCAGCCAGCTGCTCCTCACTGTTAAtattcagtttgtctctcagaGGAGTGCGGCTGGGGGTCAAACCTGGGGTCACCGCCCCGCGTGGGGTCATTCCTCCTCCAGCTTGAGGGGTCATACCGTCTTGTCCCTGACCTGGTCCAGGAGTCCTGTTACAGATGACACAACCATGACTGCTTGCTTTTACAGAAGGAGCTGGTCTGTCAGTTAAATGCACAGTCTCAGCTCAGGATTAGAGGTACCAGCGCTGTTACCTGAAAGGTGTGCTGAGAACAGTGTTGGGTGTTTGTATCTGCTGCCGCTGAGGAGTTACTCCGCTGAAGTCGCTCTCGTGCAGCGGCGTGTTTAGGCCTCCCTTTAGAGGAGTGTCAATGTTGGTCAGAGCCATCAGGTTCTGGGCTTCCTGAAAATACACaccaacagagaaagaaaatatttaacacaGAGCATTTCTTGAAGGCATAACAAGCAGGactttcctttaaaaaaaagcaatgtatAGACTCATACAGAAAAAATCCCTTCAATACCCAAAGATACAAAGACGGAAACTCTAtagtgtttttgtatttttttttccaaaatgagaTTTTCGCTTGGGccgggggaaaaaaacaaacaaaaaaaaccccaaacaaacacaaataaactgtgCAAGAAactggctaaaaaaaaaaaaaaaaaaaaaaaaaaaaaaaaaaaaagctaaaaatcaGTCAAAAACATTCCTTAAAACCTGCACCTAACCAGGACCTCTGGAGTTACCCATCAAAGAGTTGTGACAGACTACAGATCTTTTTAAGTATATGCtgtaaaagttgttttttgcATGGAGACCAACATGTAAATATACTGATATTGCTAGTCTGCAATAAGCCTCTATGAGATGTACATACATCTGTTTAGCTCAATTTGggacttttaatttaaaattttttgaCTCTTTAAATAAGTGCTCATACAtccagtgtgcatgtgttttaaatatccacatgttcagtgtgtgtgtgtgttacctgcagTATCCTGTCCTGAGCGGCGGGGGTGCGTGGGGTGCGCAGCCCCGTTGCCATGGAGTTAGTTAAGCTGTACTCtgacaggagagcagaggaggctgAGTTACCGCTTTCGCTCTCCTCGGCAGCTTGGCGGGCGACCTCGCTGGCGACGCCCAATTTGACgacctcctccagctcagcaTCACTGATCTGTGTACAGCAttaatttaaatacaaataaatacagcaacTGGTTTAagagaaacactcaaaaatacTGAGTGCACTttgcataaaattaaaaatatcgGTGAACGGTATGAGTCAGTCCAGGCGCACTGGTCATGGATTTATAAAACATTCAGATTATAATAGTACAGGTGTTAGTGTGCAGTGGTTACCTGTGGTGCAGGTAAAACCAGTTTGGAGCGTTTCTTGGTGAACTCAGCCACTCCACTGGTCTGCAGGATGGCAGATGGGAGAtcgctctctttcttcttcttgatctTTTGCTTGtccttcttcctttccttctcctcttgctcactgcaaacacacaaataaaaaactgtgCATCAAACATGCtgattcagtgtttctgtttaacCTTCATCAATGTATTTGTATTAACATGAAATAACAGTTATTTAATGGTTATGCATTCAGCTTTGTtgcatatttactgttttttcatATAAAGATAAGACTCTTGTGCGTGAAAACCAGATGCATGTATAAATGCAGCGTGCAATATTACTGACCTGCGAAGTTCTCCGTCCAAGTGCTGCTGTCTGAGTCGTTTGAAGTTTGGCTCCAGAGGGACATACTGCTCCATGCTTGTATCATAGAAACCCTTTGAGTAAACAGAATTAAACAATTGCTCTTGTTAAGATGAGGCCAAATGCTGTCTTGGTGTTACGGGTTTggttaaaatgaatgaaaacagctgaTAGGTTACCGGTGCAGGTTTCTTTTCAAAGGGGATTTCAGCGTTGTAGTCtactcctctcttcttcttcctcttcttctgaacGTCGATTCCCGCCGCTCTCAGCTCTCTGCGCTTCTGCAGAGCCGCCAACCGTCTGcagcacaaagagagagacactcaATCATGTCTACGTTTTGGACTTCAGCAACTTTATAGGCTTCCCCATCCTTATAGTTACAACCAAGAataacagacatgaaaaaacagtaataaaagtTCATAGGAAAATGTGTGTATCTAACCTGGCTTCCTCCAGCTGCTTCTCTCTGGCCTTCCTCTTGGCTTTCTTGCCTTGGGTATTGGCCAGTCGAGCTCTGGCCTCTGACAGCATCTCCAACTCATCTACAAATggtgagacagacaaacacaaaattaatttgttttcttaagACACATATGGTGCTGTTAAGGTTAAACAGCTGTCCCCTACAGCCACAAACATGAACTTGCACCATGACGACTGCACCATGATTTGCATACTAAATTCTTCTTTAGAGACACACATGTATTTTAAGAACCAGGATGTATTCTGTCCCTTGGGTtggataaagtaaaaaaaacgAAAAGTTTCTGGATGAAGTCAGTCCCCCCATCACTGTCTTGCCTCAAGTGTGTTGACGTACCTTCGTCCATGTCCACGGGGTCGGGTCTGGCAGGTTTAGTTTCAGGATTTGGGTCAATCTCTCCTGGTTTTAACTTCCGGGGGTCATCTCCCACCTCTTCCTCATTGTCTCGTTGTGCTGCCTTGTCCctaaacacacacccacacatacaaacacacattaattgTGAATCATCATTCTTCAGCGACTGTATTTCAACTTATCCTACAATCAAGGTCAAAGGTCTGAGAAAGTC
This region of Scatophagus argus isolate fScaArg1 chromosome 10, fScaArg1.pri, whole genome shotgun sequence genomic DNA includes:
- the supt3h gene encoding transcription initiation protein SPT3 homolog, with product MSSAMAGSTASSSKDRPVSRTSFIPELQSMMFALGDARRPLHETAALVEDIVHTQLITMLHQACEGAALRGSRVISAEDILFLMRRDKRKVMRLLKYLQFRDYKSKLLKTIEDEDAETGAAGGNQRRQRLAQDFLVWMDQTGDLLSLAERQDVDPIKQERLERLERQTRAMDQAQYSEFCESRQLSFAKKASKFRDWLDCSSLELKPNSMAMEILSYLAYETVAQIVDLSLLVKQEMTAKTNPISHVISASYIHYNTHAEVKKDPDSPEATPPSTPGSSHSSKPLLQGNGSLDGRARQRKRKKSCPATVEPPSGAIQPCHIREAIRRYNYRHTSAYSRSGMAFLAC
- the cdc5l gene encoding cell division cycle 5-like protein — its product is MPRIMIKGGVWRNTEDEILKAAVMKYGKNQWSRIASLLHRKSAKQCKARWYEWLDPSIKKTEWSREEEEKLLHLAKLMPTQWRTIAPIIGRTAAQCLEHYEYLLDKAAQRDNEEEVGDDPRKLKPGEIDPNPETKPARPDPVDMDEDELEMLSEARARLANTQGKKAKRKAREKQLEEARRLAALQKRRELRAAGIDVQKKRKKKRGVDYNAEIPFEKKPAPGFYDTSMEQYVPLEPNFKRLRQQHLDGELRSEQEEKERKKDKQKIKKKKESDLPSAILQTSGVAEFTKKRSKLVLPAPQISDAELEEVVKLGVASEVARQAAEESESGNSASSALLSEYSLTNSMATGLRTPRTPAAQDRILQEAQNLMALTNIDTPLKGGLNTPLHESDFSGVTPQRQQIQTPNTVLSTPFRTPGPGQGQDGMTPQAGGGMTPRGAVTPGLTPSRTPLRDKLNINSEEQLADPAYTKHLQRESLQQLRQGLMALPVPKNDFEIVLPENAEKELEETEIETGFTEDAADVEAHKQAQRDAEREKELKLRHTAVQRDLPRPTEVNESVLRPTSMEPLLDLQLAEELIKQEMITMLHHDCLHHPSANAVSHLQRGKNRGPTSTSNNASHIAYLETHLYKPVSTEEMEQAKVLLAAEMEVVKAGMGHGDLSMEAYTQVWEECYGQVLYLPAQNRYTRANLASKKDRIESLEKKLEVNRGHMTAEARKAAKLEKKLKILLGGFQSRALGLLKQHSELWEQVEQAATELQTFNQLKKQEDTAIPRRQEALREDVERQMERERELQQRYGELLMEREALINSAQKY